TCTGTTAACCTGTGGATCGATATCCCTATCCCATAAATCATTGAGCACACACCCAGCACCACTGGTTGCGAGAGTACCCAGCACAATCACACCGACTAGAGGCAATGGTGGTGTTCCCCGTGCTGCCAAAAACACAGCCCACAGCGCAGGAATCATTAAGATTAAGCGTCCTGCTGGCTTATCCCACCTTAAAAGCCGGATGATAGTGAGCCAGATCGGATCTGGATTGTGTTGTTGCTGAATCAGCATCGTTTGGAATAATGAATATAGAACGATTAATCGTGTCTTTTCCCCTATAGGATATCCTTATTCATGAAAGTCTGGGCTGGGGTAATAACCCTAGATAAATCTAGATGGTAAGTTCAGTTTCAACCAGCTGGCTGAATGCTCCGACTCAAGTAATCGAGCAAGAACAGATCCTTGCTGCCATTGATATGGGGACAAACTCACTTCATATGGTGGTAGTACAAATTCAACCAACGCTGCCAACTTTTAGTATCATTGCCAGAGAGAAAGATACTGTTAGGTTAGGCGATCGCTGTCCTAATTCGGGTGAGCTGAAACCAGAGGTAATGGCACGGGCGATCGCGACTTTAGGGCGCTTTCAAGAAATTGCCAAAAGCCTGAATGCACAAACAATCATTGCTGTTGCCACCAGTGCCGTGCGCGAGGCTCCCAACGGTAAAGACTTTTTGCAACAGGTAGAAGCTGAGATAGGCTTAAGCGTTGACCTAATTTCTGGTCAAGAGGAAGCCAGACGGATCTACCTTGGCGTGCTGTCGGGGATGGAATTCAATAATCAGCCCCACATCATCATTGACATCGGCGGCGGTTCAACAGAATTAGTTCTAGGCGATGGTCATGAGCCGCGCTCTCTCAGCAGTACCAAAGTTGGTGCAGTGCGACTGACTGCGGAATATATTACTACCGACCCCATTAGCAATGCTGAGTTTCAGTTCTTGCAATCTTACGTTCGCGGTTCACTGGAACGTCCGGTTGAGGAGATACAGGCTGCTCTACAGCCAAGAGAAACTCCTCGGTTAGTGGGAACTTCAGGCACGATTGAAGCGCTAGCTATCATTCAGGCGCGAGAAAAGCTAGGCATGGCTCCCTCGCCACTTACTGGCTACCAGCTGAGTCTCAAAGATCTGCGGGATTTGGTTAATCGCTTGCGGAAGCTAAATAATTCTGAACGGGCGGCAATTCCAGGCATGTCGGAGCGACGTTCAGAAATTATTCTGGCTGGTGCAGT
This window of the Chroococcidiopsis sp. CCMEE 29 genome carries:
- a CDS encoding Ppx/GppA phosphatase family protein codes for the protein MVSSVSTSWLNAPTQVIEQEQILAAIDMGTNSLHMVVVQIQPTLPTFSIIAREKDTVRLGDRCPNSGELKPEVMARAIATLGRFQEIAKSLNAQTIIAVATSAVREAPNGKDFLQQVEAEIGLSVDLISGQEEARRIYLGVLSGMEFNNQPHIIIDIGGGSTELVLGDGHEPRSLSSTKVGAVRLTAEYITTDPISNAEFQFLQSYVRGSLERPVEEIQAALQPRETPRLVGTSGTIEALAIIQAREKLGMAPSPLTGYQLSLKDLRDLVNRLRKLNNSERAAIPGMSERRSEIILAGAVILQEAMTLLGVESLTVCERSLREGVIVDWMLTHGLIEDRLRYQSSVRQRSVIKTAQKYQVNLEHSDRVAVFALTLFDQTQGLLHRWGSEERELLWAAAILHNCGHYISHSSHHKHSYYLIRNGDLLGYTESEIEIIANLARYHRRSPPKKKHENYRNLPSKEHRLIVNQLSALLRLAVALDRRQIGAIERVRCEYDIYNQELRLWLRASQPNDDCALELWSLNYKKGVFEAEYGVKLSTNLEPAVVSVS